tttgaaaatagactaattcaggattctaaacatataaatttaagctcttaattatttttatccaatttttgatgattttacaaagtcagaacaggagaacccgaaatcattctgaccttgtctcacaaattttatcatatctcatgatttacaattccattgcttacatcatttattctataagaaactagactcaataaaatttaattttatattttattcatcctctaattctatttctacaatttttggtgatttttcaaagttagactactgctgctgtccaaaacagttttagtgcaaaatgttgatttccattttgccccaaatttcacaattcatacaattcagtcattgctcaattaaccccttaattaagataattttctcaattaataattttcctaaacattataagttatttcataactattgaaattcataatttcaacaaaaaactctaacttcaaactcttttacaattaggtcccaaacattcactttctattcaattctttcaataaaatcaaaatataaacagtttaaagctctaattccatgccaaatcatcatatacttccagaaaATAtgcatagaaactttcaatttctttcatagaatcaaaaactaatgaattcaacaagtggacctagttgtaaaagtcacaaaaacacaaaaatttcaagaaataatcaagaattgaacttaattgaagtaaaaatataaaaaaccagCTTAATAGGACTCTTCCATGGcgtttttctgatgagaatgcagaaaaataaagagaaatctagataattccactttagtcctagctttattaagtaaattttacaattttctaattttacccttaattctccttattttcttgcttatttcatgcccttgccgtcaagcccaaatagaccttgggtctatttcccttttaaaccctctttcttttattaattaagctatttaatcatttcccacaattttacatttgatacaatttagtcttttttgttcaattaactatcagaactttaaaatttcttgacgaaactttaatactaacatattaacactccataaaaatttatagaaatatttatggctcgatttaaaattcttgaggtctcgatacctcgttttcgattctaattattttaatatttattttagtacactattcactatttcaaaatttttcctaacttcacatttaacttatactcactaaattaataatatttcgtactaatttgtcggatttagtgatctcgaattattgttccgacaccactgaaaattaggctgttacaagaTTATAATTAGCGAAATCATTAAATTTAACAAGCTGGAACtattaaagtgatttttggttcTCAATTGAAATAGTGAAGTAATTTTTAGACTTATTCATGAGAAATGGAAGCTAAGTATAATTGATCCATAATCCTATCCAAATTACATATTCGTTTGAATTGAAAATGGCAAAAAGATGgattagattttattattataatactaaaattattcacgGACAAATATTTAATGTAAgaattcatgtttaaaaattcaaCAAACATGAAAAATAGGCGTTACAACAAAAAGCGTAATTTAGGGTGCGACTTTGTTAGAGTTGGTACTATAGCGTTATCCGTAAATAAGTGTAACAACGTAAAGTCATTTTCTACCACGCTTCTGATGCAGTGGCGGAAATTAAATTGATTGCTGTATTTTATGAAATGAAAACTCCATTCTTTCTCGACTTAAAAATGAAgttatgagattaaaagtgaaaatttgtaatttaggaatttatcaaaaaaataatttccaatttattgatataaaaattacaagttcAGTCCACGAATCAGTGAGTTTGAAAGGTAGAATGCAAATAAATTATTAggataatatttttgaaaagagAAAACATGGAAAAGCCCAAGAAGAAGAGGCCCAATCGGCAGACGGAAACAGCCGAAGGAAGTTACCATATTTGCCACGTTAAAAACCAGATCTTTTCATCAGTCGATCGCTCACACACAAAAAGTCAAAACAGAGAAAACTCCTTCCCTATAATCCGCTCTGACCCCTTCCTCACCCTCACCCTTTCCCACCGCCGCCTCCTCCACCATTTTCCCCCATCTGGGTATCTCCCCAATCAACCAAATCACACACAATGGGCAAGGGCGGGTCTTTGAGCGACGGCGTCATCAAGAAGATCCTTCTCTCTTACACCTATGTTGCAATCTGGATCTTCCTCAGCTTCACCGTCATCGTCTACAACAAATACATCCTCGACAAGAAGATGTACAATTGGCCTTTCCCCATCTCTCTAACCATGATTCACATGTCTTTCTGTGCCACCCTTGCTTTCCTCCTCATCAAAGTCTTCAAAGTCGTCGAGCCCGTTTCCATGTCTCGAGAGCTTTATCTCTCCTCCGTTGTCCCCATCGGTGCTCTTTACTCTCTCAGCCTCTGGCTCTCTAACTCCGCTTACATTTACTTGTCTGTTTCCTTTATTCAGATGCTCAAAGCCCTGATGCCTGTTGCCGTTTATTCCATTGGGGTTCTTTTTAAAAAAGAGGGCTTTAAGACTGACACTATGGCCAACATGTTGTCGATCTCTTTAGGGGTCGCTATTGCTGCTTATGGTGAAGCTAAATTTGATACCTGGGGAGTGATGTTGCAGCTGGGAGCCGTTGCTTTTGAGGCTACCAGGTTGGTTATGATCCAGATCTTGCTTACTTCTAAAGGGATCACCTTGAATCCGATTACTTCTCTGTATTATGTTGCGCCATGCTGTTTCGTTTTCTTGTTGGTGCCATGGATTTTTGTTGAGCTCCCAGTTTTGAAAGAGACATCCAGTTTCCACTTCGATTTCGTCATTTTTGGGACCAATTCTTTATGTGCTTTTGCTCTTAATCTAGCTGTGTTCTTGCTTGTTGGAAAGACTTCTGCTTTGACCATGAATGTAGCTGGGGTTGTCAAGGACTGGTTGTTGATTGCATTCTCATGGTCTGTTATTAAGGATACCGTAACACCCATCAACTTGTTTGGGTATGGTCTGGCATTCTTGGGTGTTGCCTATTATAATCATTCCAAGTTACAGGCTTTAAAGGCGAAAGAAGCACAAAAGAAGGCTGCACAAGCTGATGAGGAAGGTGGGAGGTTGCTGGAGGAAAGGGAAAGTGAGGGAACTGACAAAAAGAGCGAATCTCAGAATTAGATCTTGTCGGTGGTTAATTTTAGGATATGAGATATGGAAGGAGGTAGCAGATAAGGGCTAAAGGGAGAGTGGTTGGGATGATGATCGTGAAGGTTTGCATTTAAGGGCAAAAGGAAATGAGGGGATCGGATTTCTTTTGCCCCATTTGGCTGCATTTGGGTTTTGGTATGTTGTGTTTTTAGGCCTCCGTTCCATAGACTAGTTATTATGTTCATTTCTTAGTAATACCAGGGGATTGTGATTCACATATGTTGCTTATTTCACAGGTTAATGTATGTTAGTAGAGGAAGAACAATCTAAAATGCCCTGTACTctgttgttttttatttaatttttatgtcttCTTCCTTTTGGGATGTTGACAAATATTACTGTAGGTACTCCTTCCATTCACGGGGTTTTAatgcttttttattttattttatatatgtttctTTCTTATTATCTGGTTTCTTTTTTTTGCTCAATGTTTCGCTCACAGCTTGATTAATAACATACGTTGGTTCTAATTTGTAGATTCTCTTTTCGATTTGTTTTTTCCCCCTTAGTTTTAAATTTAGGTCTTGGGAGGGTTATGAATTCTGAGATATATAATGATTCTGAAGCACAAATGAGGGACTAGAGAAAGTATTGTCAATGGCAGTGCTAATAACGCAGCTTGCTTACTGATTCCTACATGTTAGCAAGGTTTGGCATGACGTTCATAAGAATTGGATTACCTTGAAATCGCCCTCTTGCGTACTGATTCCTACATGTCAGCTAGGTTTGGCATGACATAGTACTGAGACAAATTAGATTTACCCTGAAATCAGTCCAAATATACCATGAGAATTGGATTACCTTGAAATCGCCCTCTTGTGTACTGATTCCTACATGTTAGCTAGGTTTGGCATGACATAGTACTGTGACAAATTAGATTTACCCTGAAATCAGTCCAAATATGTGACGTAAACTCAATCTAATATTGAAACTGCTTTTTTTCTAATATAGTCTCTTTTGTGCCAAAAGAAAAGATCAGCAGGCACCAGACATTTTTGTATCTAGTTATGCAAAAGATGAGTTTATGGTTCATTTTTTCAACACTGAGCTAGTTCCTCTTGTAGACTGTTGTGCTACTTGTGTCCCCCATGGCTTTTGGTATGGGTTGGTTTCTCAATTCCTTGAATTTGATTTGGGAAAACCGCAACCGTGTTCTGGGAGTTGCCGGAGATTGTTATAAGGATTGTTCAGGCTGATATTTTCTCACCACAGTTTACTCGCATTAAAAATATTTGGTCCTGCCATGGAGGAAACCATCCTAGATTAAAGAAAGGCAAAAGGGGCATTAGATGCTCAAAAAGGATCCTTTCTTTCCCTGTCGTTGGGCACTAGCGGTTGAATCTTCCTAAGATAAAATGGAGTTTGGTAGTTAAAGTGGGCTTCTTAGATCATAATTTAATCCCAAAGCTTTATATTTTTCCAGTTTCACGCTTATGATTTTGACTTGATGCTGGTGCGCAGGTGCACTTACCACTATACTAAAGAGTTTGTGCCGCATAAACTTCTTGTTGGTGAATGAAAACGATTTTACCTATTACGGAAACTAGTAATGCTTTATATGTTACTGATGGATAATCATGGTGAATCAAATGGAACAAAGACACTTAAAATAAAGAAGATTGCAAGGGATTCCTTGTAGTTGTTTGCAGTGGTTGAGTCGATTCTTTTTCAGCAAGGAGAATAATACCTGGTTGCGTGTGATTATGAGCATGATTTCAGTTTGTATGCTGGTTTGGTAAAATCTGAACAGATTTACCTATGGCAGTGGCTCCCTGTCGAATAATTTTCGGCTAACAAGTAAAGTTTGGCTGAAATGGCGAGAAAGAGGGGAGGTTTGGATATCCATTTTAAGTTCACATATTCATTCATACCCTTGGTTGAAaaccaaaatttgagttaatgaATTGATTCAAAGACTTGTTTTTTAAGGCTTTTAACTAGTTTCACACCCCCTGTCTCCTCCAGTCGGCTAGTGAGTAGTGACCTAAAATTTTGGCAGCATTTCAAACCTTCAATATCGTTAATTGGGATTACCTAACTTTCACCTTGAGGAATATCCATCTATATTCTGATAAAATTTGGTCAGCATTCATTACTAAAGCATGGTATTCAAGCGAGGATTtgcataaaaaaaagaagaagcagtGAACTGTTTTATTTCTCTTGTACCTTAAACTAACCAGCCAAACATGTTACAGGCAAGAACTCTCCATTCCAATGGAGTTCTACTACTTTTAAATACTTTGGTGATTAAAGAAGACTCGAGTAACATagtttttcatctttttcctttgttaccagaaatccttacatgagcatAAACCATCCTTGAAATGGTGAAACCGACTCCGATCCCTTGCTATAATTTCTCGATTATAAATCTTTGATATACACTTAGTGGCAGAATGACAATCATTACAAACTCGCAGGTTTTTCACAATCCTAATAGGAGTCCCTGGTGGAGTATTCATAAGAGCAAAAGCAATGGCCAGTTTTTCACTATGCCTATTCAAATTATCTTCCTTGTCTTCTTCATCGATATCAAGCATAACTTACGAAGTAGAAGGGACATATCCAGCCCTCTTCATTTCTCTCCCCATCTCATCTACCATCTCAAATATTTCCTTAAACTGATTATGAGACATGTCTCCAGCAACAAATCTATAAATCTTATTATTTAGCTCTATCATAGTGCTCCCTGGGATCTTTCTCATCCCCTTCTTGTCCATCACTTCCCTAGCCTTGGTTTTCTCCTCCCAATGGGACATCTTTGCGTATATATTGGAAAGCAAGACGTAATTGGCCTCGAGTGTAGGCTCGTTTTGTATTAGTTGTTTGGCAAGGCTCTCTCCTAGCTTGAGTTCACTGTGTGTACGGCAAGCATTTACCAATGTTCGCCAAATAATAGAGTTTGGCTCAATAGGCATCTTTTGAACAAACTCCACTGCCTCTCTAACATGTCCTGCCCTACATAACATATCTACCATGCATCCATAGTGTTCGATTTTAGGCAAAATAGCAAACTCCTTCATCAAATCAAAAAATTCCTTTCCTTCCCCAACAAATCCAGAATGACTACAAGCAGAGAGCAATCCAATGAAAACAACACCGTCTGGTTCAACCCCATCTCTTATCATCTCCTGAAATAAAGAGACAGCCTGCAATCCACGCCCATGCATGGCTAAACCAACAATGACAGAGGTCCAAGAAACAATACTTCTCTCATTCATGGTCCTAAACAATTTCAAAGCTTTGTCAACATCACCACACTTGGCAAACATATCAATAAGCGCATTATTGAGCTCTACAGATTTGTTCAGTTTTCTCTTTTCAATAAGAGACTCAACCCATCTCCCTAGTTCAAGTGCACCTAAATCAGTACAAGCACACAAAACAGCAACCATTGTAATCTCATCAGGGCAAACACCTTGTATCTGCATTTGCCTAAATAGGTCAACTGCATCATTCGATCGCCCCAAACGAACATACCCACCAATCATAGCGCTCCAAGGAACTGAGTCATTTTTCGGCATTTCATCAAACAGTTTAAGACCAATCTCAATCCCTCCTTTGCAGCTACAATACATGTGTACCAATGTGTTTAAAACATGATTATTCCcatcaaaaccaaattttaacaATGATCCATGAACGGACTTGCCTAAATTCAAGTCCCCAATGCCAGCACAGGCCTTTAAAACAAAAGGGTACGTAAAATTATTAGGCAAAACTTGGCATTCAAGCATCAATTTGAAAACCCATAAAGCTTTGAGCTTCAAGTCCCCAGATTGAGCATAAGCTTTGATAATAGTGTTAAAAAGGAAAGCATCGTAGAAATCGGTGTTGGAATGGGGTGAAAAGAGGAAGCAATGAGCGTAATGAATGGAGTTGAGGTCAGAGGATTTGGCTATAAATTTGGTGAGAATTAAAGGGTTGTTATGGAAGCCCAATTTGAGAATTTGGGTTTGGAGTTGGAGGAGGTTTGAGAATGTGTTGCAAGAATGGAGAAGGGTAAGGAAGCCGCGTTCCGACGCAGCACTTTGAGTGCTGTAGCTGCCGGTGGCCGATGTTGCGATTGTACGGAGAAAAAACAAAAGCTTGGGTGTTGGAATTGAAGTTTGCATGTAGAGACGTTGGAAGCAAAATCATTGCAGTTCATCAAAAATCaatctttaatttcataagtGAAAACATAGATCTTAAAGAAGTATATTTCTAATCATGGTTGCTTTTTTCATCAAAAGACTGCAACCTGTGGGAAAGGAAAAGTTTTGGGTTTTCAAAACTCATACAATAAAAGAATGTTCTGGGCCTTGTGGGCTCAGCTTTCTCGGGGTCGATTGGGCttttcctgtttttaataattgaGCTTTGTTGTAACAAAGACTCAGGGTTCTTCGCTTCCCTTTATGGAAAGGGGATTTTCCGGCtggagtttttattttttctgaTAATTAAGGAACAATATCTTTTTTTCTTTGTACttctaattttttcaatttaattcttactttatatattttttatttttaaaattcttattttctaaaatactgtgttttttttgaattttttgttctcagctttctagaaatatttttacatatttattgatttttaaacttttcaagaatttagatatatttttgaaaatttactattttaaattttatacacattttttgttttccttgttttcaTCTATAATGTAAACGTAGACATTCATAAACTGCTCTACCGTAGTTCTTAGCGGATAACCCAAATTTAGGTTTAATAGTACATCCTAATAGGGGGCGACCATACTTGTTCAATTTATCTCTTTCAACCTGGATGCCATGAGACGGGCCTTGGAAAGTTTTAATATAAGCAGTAGGGATTCGCAGATCCTCTAGACGTAGAGCGCGCAGGGCTTTGAACCCAAATACATTACCCACAATGGAAGTGAACATGTTAGTAACAGAACCttcatttttagtaaaattggaacagtggtttcaagaccacaaatttgatgtagaaaaattgatttttatattattatattatctaCAGCATGACAATGATatgatataaaaatttcgttaagaaattttaccatttacatgttcaatttgataaaaatgactaaattgcgtaaagtgcgaaagttgtgtcctattagctaaatgtattaaataactATTGAACTTAAAtgtagaggtccttatatggtaattagaccattaaaggtgATAGTGGATAAGCATGAATTTATAATCATGACAAATAGTAAAGCTGCTAAAGGAAAATTCAGAAATTAGGTCAAGTGATAGTAGATAAGCATGGATTCGTAATCATGACAAATAGTAAAGTTGGtaaagaaaaatttgaaaactaggtaattaaaagataaaacaataaaacaaaaaggacCACTTTtattgtaataccccttaccaGAGTTCGAGGCCGGGattgggcacgaggcattacttgacttaaacGCATACATACAATCATTTCAAATCATAAAATGTGATCGAATTTAAAACGTTTCAATCTTAGTGAgattcttaatatgggcctacgaggcctaaattGAGCTTTTGAAACTATCTAGAATTAATTCGAACgcctttgaaaactttgaaaaatgtcaCTTAAAACAGGGCACATGTCCGTATGGCCCTGTTGACCTGGCCGTGCCAAAGGCCCATGTGGTTCACAAGGCCTAAGCAtaaggggacacgcccgtgccctgagcccgtgtgaattaaattccaaattcgaacctacaggggttttcatacggccttacacacgcccgtgtccatgacccatgtaacacccccttaACCCGGTCccgtcgccggaacaggattacggagtattaccagtcTTTACAATACTTTTAAGCATTAAATAGGGATAATTAtgatacataaattaaaattatgtcaTTTTGTATCTTAAATGGGCTTATATTGATTACTATAAACATTTGAATCCAACTGGGGTTTGATCGGAAGCTTATAAAAATTTTcgtaaaaacttaaaaattcccTTTCGTGAAcaatgtcacacgcccgtgcaatctaggggacacgcccgtgtacccttcTTACAAGTCCGTGTGGGAACACCGTGTTGTTTTATCTTTAGAATCTGTTAATTTcgcacggccaaagcacacgcccgtgtgcttagcccGTGTAGTATTTCCAATTTACTAACTGAAGAACATTTTGGGTACAGAAGACACACGGCCtaacga
The sequence above is drawn from the Gossypium hirsutum isolate 1008001.06 chromosome A05, Gossypium_hirsutum_v2.1, whole genome shotgun sequence genome and encodes:
- the LOC107958961 gene encoding probable sugar phosphate/phosphate translocator At4g32390, with the protein product MGKGGSLSDGVIKKILLSYTYVAIWIFLSFTVIVYNKYILDKKMYNWPFPISLTMIHMSFCATLAFLLIKVFKVVEPVSMSRELYLSSVVPIGALYSLSLWLSNSAYIYLSVSFIQMLKALMPVAVYSIGVLFKKEGFKTDTMANMLSISLGVAIAAYGEAKFDTWGVMLQLGAVAFEATRLVMIQILLTSKGITLNPITSLYYVAPCCFVFLLVPWIFVELPVLKETSSFHFDFVIFGTNSLCAFALNLAVFLLVGKTSALTMNVAGVVKDWLLIAFSWSVIKDTVTPINLFGYGLAFLGVAYYNHSKLQALKAKEAQKKAAQADEEGGRLLEERESEGTDKKSESQN